The Nocardioides sp. S-1144 genome includes a region encoding these proteins:
- a CDS encoding DUF262 domain-containing protein — MTIRANGVTAIQVGELMQQALRIPHYQRPYSWEPPTALQLLDDVREAFGAQKHRTGSYVLGAVILHSNNGGLDVVDGQQRLLTLRMILSNLNPATHLPLPTDTDSPVTRVLKALERRISSWSDDDRSDLLDFIRYRCEVVRIVTNDVDEAFRVFDSQNYRGMPLAPHDLLKAHHLREMRGEGDAAMIAVVEDWESVPADELNRLFSVYLFRVARWAQGNSAPAFSVRDIGMFKGLSPTSASSPNSKYHLAAQAAIPILQSWRQESSPASQRQAGRIRFQLDAPVTAGRPFFEMVTFMREELTRLRRESFPTQLEPYASSHPTTLDELPGRSRYRYVAELYLAAVLYYTNKFGDEDLDAARDRLFAWAYSLRVSMLRVQFRSIDNQGRGDSRPSAFTLMRNASNGRVVYQLPTVSSAYSEGHESGLTDLLKQLGA, encoded by the coding sequence ATGACGATCAGAGCCAACGGCGTTACTGCCATCCAGGTCGGCGAGCTCATGCAGCAGGCTCTGCGCATCCCTCACTACCAGCGTCCATACAGCTGGGAGCCACCGACTGCGCTTCAGCTGCTAGACGATGTTCGGGAGGCCTTCGGCGCCCAGAAGCACCGGACCGGCTCATACGTCCTGGGTGCCGTCATCCTTCACAGCAACAACGGCGGACTTGATGTCGTCGACGGTCAGCAGCGACTGCTTACCCTGCGAATGATCCTGTCCAATCTCAATCCGGCCACCCACCTACCGCTTCCTACCGATACCGACAGCCCGGTGACCCGAGTGCTCAAAGCGCTCGAGCGCCGCATTAGCTCCTGGTCTGATGACGACCGCAGTGACCTACTCGACTTCATCAGGTACCGGTGCGAGGTCGTACGCATCGTCACCAATGACGTCGACGAGGCCTTTCGTGTCTTTGACTCGCAGAACTACCGCGGGATGCCGCTGGCTCCGCACGACCTGCTGAAGGCGCACCACCTCCGGGAGATGCGCGGAGAAGGCGATGCCGCGATGATTGCTGTGGTCGAAGACTGGGAGTCCGTTCCTGCTGACGAACTCAACCGCCTATTCTCGGTCTATCTGTTTCGAGTCGCACGCTGGGCACAGGGCAACAGTGCTCCAGCATTCTCGGTGCGCGACATCGGCATGTTCAAAGGTCTGTCGCCGACGAGTGCATCGTCACCCAACTCGAAATACCACCTCGCAGCCCAGGCAGCGATTCCAATCCTTCAGTCCTGGCGCCAGGAGTCGTCGCCTGCCAGTCAGAGACAGGCCGGCAGGATCCGGTTCCAGCTCGACGCACCTGTGACCGCCGGACGGCCGTTCTTCGAGATGGTCACGTTCATGCGCGAGGAACTGACGCGTCTTCGTCGTGAGTCCTTCCCGACCCAGCTGGAGCCGTATGCCTCGTCGCACCCCACGACCCTCGACGAATTGCCCGGCAGGAGCAGGTACAGATACGTCGCTGAGCTGTACCTGGCGGCCGTTCTCTACTACACCAACAAGTTCGGGGACGAGGACCTGGACGCTGCTCGCGACCGACTGTTCGCCTGGGCGTACTCCCTTCGGGTCTCGATGCTCCGCGTGCAGTTCCGGTCCATCGACAACCAGGGTCGAGGGGACAGCAGACCGTCTGCCTTCACGCTGATGCGCAACGCGTCGAACGGGCGCGTCGTGTATCAGCTGCCTACTGTGAGCAGCGCGTACTCCGAGGGTCACGAGAGCGGACTCACTGACCTTCTGAAGCAGTTGGGGGCCTGA
- a CDS encoding DNA/RNA helicase domain-containing protein — MAEEFLNTEPASVIGQLAAAQGRVHSEVAAKQIQAWRTSIEALQAALSRGDAGATAVVLEFQMHRLRKRLDAVVLVPGVVVIVEFKVGSDRFTSADRAQAEDYALSLRDFHRYAQQGIVAPILCATAAACLEGGGAVFEGVSSLAMTGISDLDVAIGNARALGEQGSPPPAPERMLADFLAAPYRPTPHIIEAARNLYAGHQVKDIGRGGAADEALEAAANTLTAIVRQAKENREHRVCFVTGSPGAGKTLLGLNLAIVDRDPDSPAALLTGNRPLAHVLIESLTEDAARRNKTTKGVERRAVRAAIQNLTDYLREHISGEKPPEHVLVFDEAQRAWDAKVGSELMQRAASEPELFLEILSRLDWCCLVCLVGPGQEINRGEGGLRLWGEALSKSVGGVDWKVHSAREALEDCGDLPGLGLPTPLVAAGRWTETPHLDLGEPVRHHRNTLYANWVAALVAGDITQARLIANDMATPPALLTRSLLDAKRWLHGHARGGRSVGLLASSGAVRLQAEGLPPTPQSRDLNGIGHWFLKPADDYRSSGALEVPLSEFGCQGLEVDYAGLCWGNDLIWSDGWAPRKMRAPRWTFINDQQRRAFRLNAYRVLLTRARAGIVIYVPLGTESDATRLPADFQGIWTTLRAAGAQDLDTRDELP; from the coding sequence ATGGCTGAGGAGTTCCTCAACACCGAGCCCGCCTCTGTCATTGGCCAGCTCGCAGCAGCCCAAGGTCGAGTCCACTCTGAGGTCGCCGCCAAGCAGATCCAGGCCTGGCGCACCTCGATCGAGGCGCTGCAAGCTGCGCTGTCTCGTGGTGACGCAGGGGCGACCGCTGTGGTTTTGGAGTTCCAGATGCATCGACTCCGCAAGCGCCTCGACGCCGTCGTCCTCGTCCCCGGAGTGGTCGTGATCGTCGAGTTCAAAGTCGGCTCCGACCGTTTCACCAGCGCGGATAGAGCCCAGGCAGAGGACTACGCGCTCAGCCTTCGAGACTTTCACCGCTATGCGCAGCAAGGCATCGTCGCGCCGATCCTCTGTGCCACTGCAGCCGCATGCCTTGAGGGCGGCGGAGCGGTGTTCGAGGGGGTGTCGAGCCTGGCGATGACCGGCATCTCGGACCTCGATGTCGCCATTGGCAACGCTCGCGCACTAGGCGAACAGGGCTCACCACCGCCTGCGCCCGAGCGGATGCTGGCTGACTTCCTCGCGGCTCCTTACCGTCCGACGCCTCACATCATCGAGGCAGCTCGCAACCTCTATGCCGGCCACCAGGTCAAAGACATCGGCCGTGGTGGAGCGGCAGACGAGGCGCTGGAGGCCGCGGCGAACACATTGACCGCGATCGTTCGCCAAGCCAAGGAGAACCGCGAGCACAGGGTCTGCTTCGTCACTGGTTCGCCAGGGGCCGGCAAGACCCTGCTAGGTCTGAACCTAGCGATCGTCGACCGGGACCCGGATTCCCCGGCGGCGCTCCTGACTGGCAATCGGCCGCTTGCTCATGTGCTGATCGAGTCCCTGACCGAGGACGCGGCTCGTCGCAACAAGACGACGAAAGGCGTTGAGCGTCGTGCGGTGCGAGCGGCCATCCAGAACCTGACCGACTACTTGCGCGAGCACATCTCCGGTGAAAAGCCCCCTGAGCACGTCCTGGTATTCGACGAGGCACAGCGGGCCTGGGACGCCAAGGTCGGCAGCGAGCTGATGCAGCGCGCCGCATCCGAGCCCGAGCTTTTCCTGGAGATCCTGAGCCGTCTCGACTGGTGCTGCCTTGTCTGCCTGGTCGGCCCAGGCCAGGAGATCAACCGCGGCGAGGGCGGCTTGCGGCTCTGGGGTGAGGCACTGTCGAAGTCGGTGGGCGGAGTCGACTGGAAGGTGCACTCTGCACGCGAAGCGCTGGAGGACTGCGGAGACCTCCCCGGACTGGGGTTGCCCACTCCGCTCGTCGCGGCAGGCAGGTGGACCGAGACGCCACACCTCGACCTGGGTGAGCCTGTCCGCCATCACCGCAACACGCTCTACGCGAACTGGGTAGCCGCATTGGTCGCCGGCGACATCACCCAGGCGCGCTTGATCGCGAACGACATGGCCACTCCGCCTGCCTTGCTGACTCGATCGCTTCTAGATGCGAAGCGCTGGCTGCACGGTCATGCGCGCGGCGGGAGATCGGTGGGACTGCTCGCAAGCTCAGGCGCAGTCAGGCTCCAGGCTGAGGGGCTGCCGCCAACGCCACAGTCACGCGACCTGAACGGGATCGGTCACTGGTTCCTCAAGCCCGCCGACGACTACCGATCCAGCGGCGCGCTCGAGGTGCCGCTGAGCGAGTTCGGATGCCAGGGCCTTGAGGTCGACTACGCCGGCCTGTGCTGGGGCAACGACCTGATCTGGTCTGACGGATGGGCGCCGCGCAAGATGCGCGCACCTCGCTGGACCTTCATCAACGATCAGCAGCGCCGTGCATTCCGACTCAACGCCTACCGAGTCCTTCTGACGCGAGCCCGCGCCGGCATCGTCATCTACGTGCCCCTTGGCACGGAGTCCGACGCCACTCGCCTGCCCGCCGACTTCCAGGGCATCTGGACCACCCTCCGTGCGGCCGGCGCCCAGGATCTTGACACACGAGATGAGCTGCCTTGA
- a CDS encoding PD-(D/E)XK motif protein: protein MSYEDIATSINDDKAPASQEDVALGVLDRLARTGVGRAGSGAFVFVGPQQPAVQALAGRNFEFKPATDLVPLGTYGRLEDVCILRLTPSEHWDGLHSAVTAVFSGLASTAQVAPLDLGPAIHALQALFESDLRSNVTREVEIGLAGELIAIAYANDRAAMAERWHSAIDDAFDLSANGERLEIKTTTAAERVHWVSSRQVTEVPGVCVSFLSVVLPLVAHGTTVSEVYLTLADLPGETVARIRSTILATAGAPPELLTGVQFDLTAALAGLRHVEADALPAPLPVPGVRGMRWEAEFPDSSAAALGCQFADILALQ, encoded by the coding sequence TTGTCCTACGAGGACATCGCAACTTCCATCAACGACGACAAGGCACCCGCGAGCCAGGAGGACGTGGCACTTGGAGTGCTCGACAGGCTTGCACGGACCGGAGTCGGCAGAGCCGGATCTGGCGCGTTCGTATTCGTCGGTCCCCAGCAACCGGCGGTGCAAGCGCTCGCCGGTCGCAACTTCGAGTTCAAGCCGGCCACCGACCTCGTCCCGCTAGGCACGTACGGGCGCTTGGAGGACGTGTGCATCCTGCGCCTCACGCCGAGCGAGCACTGGGACGGCCTCCATTCCGCCGTGACTGCGGTGTTCAGCGGCCTAGCTAGCACCGCGCAAGTCGCCCCTCTCGATCTCGGTCCCGCGATCCACGCCCTGCAGGCGCTGTTCGAGTCAGACCTACGTAGCAACGTCACTCGCGAAGTCGAGATCGGCCTCGCCGGAGAGCTCATTGCCATCGCGTACGCCAACGACCGCGCTGCGATGGCGGAGCGGTGGCACTCCGCCATCGACGATGCGTTCGACCTCAGTGCGAACGGCGAGCGACTTGAGATCAAAACGACGACGGCAGCGGAGCGAGTCCACTGGGTGAGCTCCCGGCAGGTGACAGAGGTCCCGGGGGTGTGCGTCTCCTTCCTATCCGTTGTGCTTCCGCTCGTCGCACATGGGACGACGGTGAGCGAGGTCTACCTCACGCTCGCCGACCTGCCGGGCGAGACCGTCGCGCGTATCCGCAGCACGATCCTCGCGACGGCCGGGGCGCCGCCCGAACTGCTGACGGGCGTGCAGTTCGACCTAACCGCGGCCCTAGCTGGGCTACGACACGTCGAGGCCGATGCGTTGCCAGCCCCGCTCCCCGTGCCCGGCGTTCGCGGCATGAGGTGGGAGGCAGAGTTCCCGGACAGCAGTGCCGCTGCGCTCGGATGTCAGTTCGCTGACATCCTTGCTCTCCAGTAG
- a CDS encoding DNA cytosine methyltransferase, translating into MSSTSPATFTFVDLFAGVGGFHAALKAYGGKCRYAVEIDPAAAAVYERNWGRSGGRSPLADITEVASAEVMDIPSHDILAAGFPCQPFSKSGAQRGMDETRGTLFWNLAQIITQRKPKIVLLENVRNLAGPRHLHEWQVIIETLREEGYRVSETPAVFSPHLLPPERGGRPQVRERVFITATHNPAGIDDGLPVEPVAQLGRRIDGWEPRSQWNLEDLLDDTSDIAGCGLKDSERRWIDAWDEFVQLWYEAAHGRRPPGFPIWADAWADYDKVVRAFDGEPTYRDLMDADPELPRWKAGHLAKNYALYGAHRTWIDTWSKRHDIYTDAFPVSRRKLEWQAQDTPRLWDTVMHLRPSGIRAKAPTYLPALVAITQTSIIGPRKRRVSPREAARMQGLPNSFDFGDQRPAATYKQMGNGVNVAVVWHILREHVARDEDILKRTAPGRRIIQAVLQDAPRSPDQILEQHVPAAL; encoded by the coding sequence ATGTCTTCCACGAGCCCCGCCACCTTCACGTTCGTGGACCTATTTGCCGGTGTCGGTGGCTTCCACGCGGCCCTGAAGGCCTACGGAGGGAAGTGTCGATACGCGGTCGAGATCGACCCGGCAGCAGCCGCCGTCTACGAGCGGAACTGGGGCCGAAGCGGCGGCCGAAGCCCTTTGGCGGACATAACCGAGGTTGCCAGCGCCGAGGTCATGGACATCCCGAGTCACGACATCCTCGCCGCCGGGTTCCCCTGCCAGCCATTCTCCAAGTCCGGCGCCCAGCGGGGCATGGACGAGACCCGCGGGACCCTGTTCTGGAACCTCGCCCAGATCATCACCCAGCGCAAGCCGAAGATCGTGCTCCTGGAGAACGTCCGCAATCTTGCCGGTCCTCGCCACCTCCACGAGTGGCAGGTGATCATCGAGACCCTCCGAGAGGAGGGTTACCGTGTCTCAGAGACCCCGGCGGTCTTCTCGCCGCACCTGCTCCCGCCCGAGCGAGGCGGGCGGCCGCAGGTCCGCGAGCGGGTTTTCATCACCGCCACTCACAATCCTGCCGGAATCGACGACGGGCTACCCGTCGAGCCTGTCGCCCAGCTCGGCCGGCGTATCGACGGTTGGGAGCCCCGCTCTCAATGGAACCTTGAGGACCTCCTTGACGACACCAGCGACATCGCTGGATGCGGCCTCAAGGACAGCGAGCGCCGCTGGATCGACGCCTGGGACGAGTTCGTCCAGCTCTGGTACGAGGCCGCTCACGGCCGCCGCCCGCCAGGCTTCCCCATCTGGGCTGACGCGTGGGCTGACTACGACAAGGTGGTCCGCGCCTTTGACGGCGAGCCGACCTACCGCGACCTCATGGACGCTGACCCCGAGCTGCCCCGCTGGAAGGCCGGGCACCTCGCCAAAAACTACGCCCTCTATGGCGCTCATCGAACTTGGATCGACACCTGGTCCAAAAGGCACGACATCTACACGGACGCCTTCCCCGTCTCGCGCCGCAAACTTGAATGGCAGGCTCAGGACACGCCCCGACTCTGGGACACCGTGATGCACCTGCGCCCCTCGGGCATCCGCGCCAAGGCCCCTACCTATCTCCCCGCGCTGGTAGCCATCACGCAGACCTCGATCATCGGGCCACGGAAACGTCGTGTCTCCCCGCGCGAGGCCGCGCGCATGCAGGGCCTGCCCAACAGCTTCGACTTCGGAGACCAGCGACCCGCCGCGACTTACAAGCAGATGGGCAACGGCGTCAACGTCGCTGTTGTGTGGCACATCCTCCGCGAGCACGTCGCCCGCGACGAGGACATCCTCAAGCGCACCGCCCCGGGGAGACGGATCATCCAGGCTGTCCTCCAGGACGCCCCGCGCTCGCCCGACCAGATCCTTGAGCAGCACGTTCCCGCAGCCCTTTAA
- a CDS encoding Z1 domain-containing protein yields MSVFREATPGASALKEYLNAKRREFVGAVGEDVGSGDAIRLSEDLERLSGRAEEQLLERDMAGVCYLVMGKVQSGKTGSQLGMLSWAADRCDVAVIFTGVTEALNGQTTDRINSDLSGLPSSPVIAMPVPTRAQAEKNEAFLESVVRRTQQRRDWREGEGLWPERLPILVSMKTKPRVDALKWLFGKVAEELGEGVTALIIDDEADQASPNAATRRNEEAATYAELKALRDAAKHHVWLSYTATPQAIFLTELDGALRPDYCAVTRPGTEYFGVADLVDPAQRHGRVTVADWPTANRSADHPPASMRRAVADVLCAGWLRAHHPDAFYRRGDKAAHAGMRSVQMLVHTSSKTQDHVIDYGSVQTILADLRQDLEDAIRANDASMAPTQLAQAWSAIISRANTATGSTVDLPDDLGIEHLYQIGKLIGQVEVRVVNSSNTRPTAEAGALPIKSAAWEAHPVWIVIGGDILGRGLTFPQLTTTYFTRIAQTSNEDTVSQQMRFCGYRSTYAHVVTVHALADILEMLSYLAHVERVLMATAEEWDAQDKNLRMEEPSLWYVARPTNRARPTRLAVRTRELDDISRQRQVLAVRQFVQPQAFQHNSRAFVAWLEDGNVARDLLDEWQLVECGAEEVERLLRTLRLAGRDDAERDVALELLSPRLRDLGLANLPFTVIFRGLDELKVAASGHSPDLAALPVRALAQAPPTRAFEIWENAWSNKSALQPHEWYDEARIGVPHIGDAQRAPIAALGYDAITMLIEPLAVHSGDESSRLGGGLAMTIQTPDGFAIRMIGVKQ; encoded by the coding sequence ATGAGCGTCTTTCGCGAAGCCACGCCTGGGGCATCAGCCCTCAAGGAGTACCTCAACGCCAAGAGACGAGAGTTCGTTGGCGCAGTCGGCGAGGACGTTGGCTCGGGCGACGCCATACGGCTCAGCGAGGACCTTGAGCGCCTCAGTGGCCGCGCCGAGGAACAGCTGCTGGAACGCGACATGGCAGGGGTCTGTTACCTGGTCATGGGAAAGGTCCAGTCAGGAAAGACTGGCAGCCAGCTCGGCATGCTCTCTTGGGCCGCGGACCGGTGCGATGTCGCCGTCATCTTCACAGGCGTCACCGAGGCACTCAATGGCCAGACGACCGACCGCATCAACAGTGACCTGAGTGGTCTGCCCTCCAGCCCAGTCATCGCAATGCCCGTGCCAACGCGAGCGCAAGCTGAGAAGAATGAGGCCTTCCTGGAAAGCGTGGTGCGGCGGACCCAGCAGCGTCGCGATTGGCGCGAGGGTGAGGGACTGTGGCCCGAACGCCTACCGATCCTGGTTTCGATGAAGACCAAGCCCCGAGTCGACGCGCTGAAATGGCTCTTCGGCAAGGTCGCCGAAGAGCTCGGCGAGGGCGTCACCGCTCTCATCATCGACGACGAGGCGGACCAGGCATCGCCGAACGCTGCGACCAGGAGGAACGAGGAGGCAGCAACCTACGCCGAGCTCAAAGCACTTCGCGATGCCGCGAAGCACCACGTCTGGCTTTCATACACCGCGACCCCACAGGCCATCTTCCTCACCGAGCTCGACGGCGCCCTGAGGCCCGACTACTGCGCAGTCACCCGACCAGGAACTGAATACTTCGGCGTCGCTGATCTCGTCGACCCGGCGCAACGCCATGGCCGTGTCACAGTCGCAGACTGGCCCACAGCGAACAGGTCAGCTGACCACCCACCGGCCAGCATGCGACGCGCCGTCGCTGACGTGCTCTGCGCGGGCTGGCTTCGCGCACACCACCCCGATGCGTTCTACCGACGTGGCGACAAGGCAGCCCACGCCGGCATGCGGTCGGTCCAGATGCTCGTGCACACAAGCTCGAAGACTCAGGACCACGTCATCGACTACGGCAGCGTGCAGACGATACTTGCCGATCTACGCCAGGATCTCGAAGACGCGATCCGCGCGAACGACGCTTCGATGGCACCGACTCAACTCGCCCAGGCCTGGTCAGCGATCATCAGCCGAGCCAACACAGCAACCGGCTCAACAGTCGACCTTCCCGACGACCTCGGCATCGAGCACCTCTACCAGATCGGCAAGCTCATCGGGCAAGTCGAGGTTCGAGTCGTGAACTCCAGCAATACTCGCCCGACTGCCGAGGCCGGCGCCTTGCCTATCAAAAGCGCGGCCTGGGAGGCCCACCCCGTCTGGATCGTCATCGGCGGCGACATCCTCGGCCGCGGACTCACGTTCCCACAGCTCACCACGACCTACTTCACCCGCATCGCACAGACGTCCAACGAGGACACGGTCTCGCAGCAGATGCGCTTCTGCGGCTACCGCTCTACCTACGCGCACGTCGTGACGGTTCACGCGCTCGCTGACATCCTTGAAATGCTCAGCTACCTGGCTCACGTGGAGCGCGTTCTCATGGCTACAGCGGAAGAGTGGGACGCGCAGGACAAGAACCTACGCATGGAGGAGCCTTCGCTTTGGTACGTGGCCCGACCGACAAACCGAGCGCGGCCAACTCGGCTTGCAGTACGTACGCGCGAGCTCGATGACATCTCACGCCAGCGTCAAGTTCTGGCTGTGCGGCAATTCGTACAACCGCAGGCCTTCCAGCACAACTCCCGAGCGTTCGTCGCCTGGCTCGAGGACGGAAACGTGGCGCGCGATCTCCTTGACGAGTGGCAGTTGGTCGAGTGCGGCGCCGAGGAGGTCGAGCGCCTACTGCGCACGCTGCGCCTCGCTGGGCGTGACGATGCCGAGCGCGATGTCGCGCTCGAGCTCTTGAGCCCGAGGTTGCGTGACCTCGGACTCGCCAACCTCCCCTTCACGGTCATCTTCCGCGGTCTCGACGAGTTGAAGGTCGCAGCCAGTGGCCACAGCCCTGACCTAGCGGCGCTCCCGGTTCGTGCGCTGGCCCAGGCACCGCCTACTCGAGCGTTCGAGATCTGGGAGAACGCGTGGAGCAACAAGTCTGCGCTGCAGCCACACGAGTGGTACGACGAGGCGCGCATCGGCGTCCCACATATCGGTGATGCTCAACGTGCCCCTATCGCCGCACTCGGCTACGACGCCATTACGATGCTCATCGAGCCACTAGCAGTTCATTCGGGAGATGAGTCATCTCGGCTCGGCGGTGGCCTCGCGATGACGATCCAGACACCTGACGGGTTCGCGATCAGAATGATCGGCGTCAAGCAGTGA
- a CDS encoding ATP-binding protein, translated as MVDIRPDAAALRMFRSLSFTPWYALGEFVDNSISSYFQNLNRLSDAYGSKYVCDVRISFDDRVGRLVVEDNAAGIAREDLPRALRTGEPPKDTSVGLNLHGVGMKAAAFWWGRHLTIETWPLGEPRGWKVEIDLGESGTQPQANATVRSIQGRKHSGTRITVEGLWQNAPVAGKTRATVAAYLPSIYRKFLSVGEVADIGDGTAHPVRLFLDGTQLSFAPPTLLSEPFWPSPDGPEKGARKRKWRKKVRAKLSTGKVIEGWVGILETMSRELSGFTLHYRGKGIGGVTPLDGIHDSNSGFRPREIFGQSGGYRSQSYIGEFDVTALGKSITTDSTLWTPEEEAEFVDHVLAQMKDPKLDLWSMAVNFKRRKRSQVDKKRLSTASTTAAKDLKKAADGKISHNPPDNDASDLGEDSPAYRFTITDREIHTHSFALRFSTNRTRPFLTVTDDKHCRAHEIVVNEAHPLFDDLPPIDVAMRTLLTRVALSLGAAEVFVESAERNLIRQKMNQILQLVHPEPDDLPEE; from the coding sequence GTGGTCGACATCCGTCCAGACGCGGCTGCCCTGCGGATGTTCCGCAGTCTTTCATTTACGCCTTGGTACGCCCTGGGAGAGTTCGTTGATAACTCGATCTCCAGTTACTTCCAGAACCTCAATCGTCTTTCCGACGCCTATGGCTCCAAATACGTCTGCGACGTCCGTATCTCGTTCGATGATCGCGTCGGACGACTGGTGGTTGAGGACAACGCCGCCGGTATCGCTCGCGAGGACCTACCCCGAGCGCTTCGCACTGGAGAGCCACCCAAAGACACCTCGGTTGGCCTGAACCTTCATGGCGTGGGCATGAAAGCAGCCGCATTCTGGTGGGGACGCCACCTCACGATCGAGACCTGGCCACTCGGCGAACCGCGGGGCTGGAAAGTGGAGATCGACCTCGGCGAGTCCGGCACTCAACCTCAAGCCAACGCGACTGTTCGCTCAATCCAAGGCAGAAAGCACTCGGGTACTCGGATCACCGTAGAGGGGCTCTGGCAGAACGCGCCCGTCGCCGGCAAGACCCGTGCCACCGTCGCTGCCTACCTACCATCCATCTACCGAAAGTTCCTCTCCGTTGGCGAGGTGGCCGACATCGGCGACGGAACCGCACACCCCGTTCGACTCTTCCTAGACGGAACCCAGCTCTCGTTCGCGCCACCGACCCTGTTGAGCGAGCCGTTCTGGCCGTCTCCAGACGGACCGGAAAAAGGCGCTCGCAAGCGAAAATGGCGAAAGAAGGTCAGAGCCAAACTCAGCACCGGAAAGGTGATCGAGGGCTGGGTGGGCATTCTCGAGACGATGAGCCGCGAACTGAGCGGGTTCACGCTGCACTACCGAGGAAAGGGCATCGGCGGTGTTACTCCACTCGATGGGATACACGACTCAAACTCAGGCTTCCGTCCTCGGGAGATCTTCGGCCAGTCCGGCGGGTATCGCTCGCAAAGCTACATTGGCGAGTTCGATGTAACGGCCCTTGGCAAGTCGATCACGACCGACTCAACGCTTTGGACTCCTGAGGAGGAGGCCGAGTTCGTCGATCACGTGCTCGCCCAGATGAAGGACCCGAAGCTCGACCTGTGGTCCATGGCGGTCAACTTCAAACGCAGGAAGCGAAGCCAGGTCGACAAGAAGCGACTCTCGACAGCGTCGACCACAGCGGCGAAAGACCTCAAGAAGGCAGCCGACGGCAAGATCAGCCACAACCCGCCCGACAACGATGCCTCTGACCTCGGCGAGGACTCCCCGGCGTACCGGTTCACCATCACCGACCGAGAGATTCATACACACTCGTTCGCTCTGCGGTTCTCCACGAACCGCACCAGACCGTTCCTGACGGTGACCGACGACAAGCACTGTCGAGCGCACGAGATCGTCGTCAACGAGGCCCACCCTCTATTTGATGACCTGCCACCGATCGATGTGGCGATGCGAACCCTGCTCACACGCGTCGCGCTCTCGCTGGGCGCAGCCGAGGTGTTCGTCGAGAGTGCTGAACGGAACCTCATACGACAGAAGATGAACCAGATCCTGCAGTTGGTGCACCCTGAGCCCGACGACCTCCCGGAGGAGTAG